The Tursiops truncatus isolate mTurTru1 chromosome 16, mTurTru1.mat.Y, whole genome shotgun sequence genome contains the following window.
ACCCCAGGGAACGCTTGGGCCAGCCTCAGACAATACTGGGAACTGTGCACTTTTGAACCCACTCAGCCCTTCAGTGAGGTCTGCGGATGGCCTGGGGCCAGGTGGGCAGAGAGGCACCTCTGCTGGAGCAATCTGAAGAGGTGTGATGGGCACGTTCCCATTACCTGGGTTCACAGCTCTGAGTCTTCCCAGGTTGCAGCTGCAacctgagaatgaaaaatgacCAAGACTCATCTTCTCATGGGTCGGGCCAGTAGAGATGTTACGAATCCCAGAGCAGGCCTGCAAATgtgtctgtttatttttcctgaagcCAGTGAAAGACCACCTTGATGCCGCCACTCTTCAAAATTTAGAAACCACAGAAGACATTTTGAGTtacattattactttattttcctttttttaaatgtagcatTAAAGTCATCCAACATACAGATATTCCTACGGCTCCTTACACATTTTATTCTATCTAAAGTTAAGTATTTTAGCTATGAGATGACAAAAATCATCCCACTAAAATGGCAACACTTCTGAAAAATGGGTTTCATATTTACTGATGAGAAATCGACTCCCCATCTACCCCTGCAAAAACTCCTTCAGTCCAGAGCTGTAGAAAGACAGTTCACATCCATGACTAACATGTGGGACCCATACAGAGAGGGCTCCAAAACAGCAAGCTATGGGGTTAAACTTCTGTAACAAGCAACTTCTTTATTTGTACAGAATATGAATACACAGGAAAAGCATCATTCTCCTTTTAGGCCTTTTATTAGTGTGTTTCGCCTCCACCCAAGTTACTGCCTACCAAGCAGCTATGAAGAGTAAAAACCAACTGGTTTTAAGGCCCTGAAATGCATGCAACTTAAAATTCTCTAAAGCACACAATCAGTTCCCGGTCTCCGGGGCTGATTTTTTATTTCGTGGAGACTATGGTGCTGCTGGGTTTGCAGCTGTGTCTGTCGTGCTGCTGGGGTTTGGAGCTGCTGCTGCTTTGGCTTCTGGCTGCTGGGTTTCAGTACTGGGATCTTCTCCATTTCCAGCACTTTTCTTGCTCTTGTCTGCTGTCACGGCACCCATCTCCATGATTTCCTGAAGTGGCTGATCGGTGTCAAGGGAGCTGGGCTGGAGTTCATAAACCTGGACTTGACCTGGGACATCTATTGCTTTCTGTTCAAGTTTTTCCAGGATGGTCTGAACCTTCCTGACGCCATCTCTCCTGGCCTGGCGGACATCAGCGCGTCCTTCTGGGTCTACAGAATCCAGGGCCAGTAGCTCTTTGGTCAAATACTCTTCTATCATCAGGTactttttgtctgtcttcttgcCTTCAAAGTTGTCCACAGCCTGCTCCAGCCCTTGCACCTTCTCCAAGATGGCTTCTACTTTCAGCACACCTGGATGTTTTGGGGGTACCTCAGCTTCTCCTGGTTTTGGGGGTGTGGCTTctgcaggggcagggctgggggctgctctCTCTTCTGCAGCCACGTTCTTGGCGGGAGAGGGGACGGCAGAAGGGGCCGGGCTGGGAGGACAAGGCACCGGAGCAGAGGGAACCTTTACTTCCACTTTctcagagggaggcaggggcttCTGCGAAACAGGTTGAGAATCCACCTCTTTGCGGATCACTTGAATCGGGATGTGTCCAGGAGTGAGATCTGGTCCAGCTGGGCCTGGCTTGCTTTCTGGTTTGTTTTCAGGTTGGGGAATAGGTGAAGGTTCTCGATGGGTCATGGGTTGCTGAGAAGAGGCAAGGACACAGAGATAGTTTTAATACCTGGCTGAGAGTCACAGGCAGTCGTTTGTAGCTAGTACtgactagaagaaaacagaaatgactttttttttggcggtacgcgggcctctcactgctgtggactctcccgttgcagagcacaggctccagatgcgcaggcccagtggccgtggctcacgggcccagccgttctgcggcatgcgggatcttcccggactggggcacgaacccatgtcccctgcagcggcaggcgaactctctaccactgcaccaccagggaagcccagaaatgacttttttaaagtttaatagtATAAGAGGGATTTTCAAAGTCAGCCAAACctgttacaaaattaaaatatgatattCATCATGTATGTGACCAAACCATTGTTATGCTTCCGTTCGTTAACCTTGGTCTCTTGGTCTGTCATCTCTCACTGAATTTTTCTGGAGATGGTATTCTTAcggcaatgaaaagaaaaccaatataattttcaaaaatgaaaataccaaaAACGCATGCTGACGGCTGAGTTACTTTACCTCAAAGCAAAGTCCTGGGTGACTCAGACTTTCAGGTGATGGAGCCAGGGAGTAGTAATGGCCACTTGGCCCCCTTCATCACCCTGTGTGACAGTCTCCGCTCAGGGTGTGGCCTTCCCATCTCCTGTTTCAGAAAAGTTATaatcgtcttttttttttaaaaaaaaaaaacctatgacaGCCTTGTGGTTTCTGCCCAGACTGATGTATTTTTTGAGAATAAGCAAGATGCTGAAAATGGGTAATGCAGTAAGAATTCTGCCTGGACACATCTGTGCCAGAGCTAACATTCAGCAGTGCAGAATCTCTGCACTGACTACATTGGCTACAGAGGCTGAGATACTCTTTAATGTGACTATAAGCTATAgcgatattttaaaaaattaactatgcTTGAAACAGAAACATCTTGGTTCACCTAGCATTTAAGTGAACATCTAAAACCCCCTTAAAAATCTCACACACTGATTTTATCAACTGGGAAATAGGAGTTGGACTACATTATTTCTAAAGTACTCCATATTAAAAACACTAAATCCCACTATAATGTTCAGTTAGGTCAAATCTCTGCAAGCCTCTAGAAAGGGATTTCTAGACAAGCTATAAAAGGGAGGCCACTACAAACAAACAGGGTTAAGTGGAAATAGGATTAAATATTGTTCCACCAATTacagaaaatattgataatatgGGAAAGGCATGAGAGGAAACATCTCCAGCTTTGCAAATGGGCACTTCTTTCCCATTTGAAAGGATTACTGAGTCTGAGTAAGGATCTGATGGACGCTTGGCTGTTTTGTTTGAACACCAGTAGCCTCCTTTTCCATCAAATCTCTTCTGCCAACCAGAAATGCTTAACTTTGGCCCTTAGCACTCATGAACCAGCCACACGCCTCTTCTTGGGTTTTAAAACGATGGCTGAGTAAGTGACTTTGGAAACACTTAAGAGGGGGTGTCCTATGGcttgtactcttcaaaaatgtcaaggtcatgaaagcaGAGAAAGACTGAGAACGTGttttccagattaaaggagactaaaggaAAACGACATCTGCGTGCAGTGCTCATGATCCTACATTAGATCCTGGAACAGGAGGAAATTGCTATAAAGGAGATCTGAGAAGGGACTGCGTATGAGACAACAATGTTTTAAGGACGTTAAACTTCCTGCATCTGATAATTCTACTGTGGGTATGAATGAGAAGGTCGCTCTCTTAGGAAAATATCTGCTGACATATTTAGGGGTATTGGACATGATATTTACAACTAAACctcaaacaaaaaatacagataatatatggagagaggaaaagatgacaaagcaaatgtagcaaaatgttaacagtaaatATGGGTGAATCTTTGCTTTCATGACCTTCATATTTACTGGACTTCTCTTCTGTAAGGTTgaaatcatttccaaataaaaaggcaaacaaacaaacaaacaaaaaaaccataaaagGAGGAGTTCTGTTTGAGGGCCCTGAACAGTGTCACCATCTGTAGTAAGAAGATGCCCTGCATTTGTTTACAGAccactttccttttaaaaactgtgaccaagggacttccctggtggcgtagtggttaagaatccgcctgccaatgcagaggacgtgggttcgagccctggtccgggaagatcccacgtgccacggagcaacgaagcccgtgcgccacaactactgagcctgcgatctagagcccgcgagccacaactactgagcccacgcaccacagctactgaagcccatgggcctagagcccgtgctccgcaacaagagaagccaccacagtgagaagcccgcgcaccgcaaggaagagtagctcccgcttgccgcaactagagaaagcctgcacgcagcaaggaaggcccaacgtagccaaaaataaataaataaatgtaaaggcaCTTCCAcaatgttgaaaaaataaataaatatttaaataacaataaaaaataaaaactgtggcCGAGAATTCACTCAGCAGCTGAGCGGCCCCGGCTGCCGAGTGTTCTTCGGCTAAAACTAGAAGACTTCCTCCCCCAGGAACCAGTGCCTGCACGTCTCTACTGAAGGATAAGTGGGCCCTGCCTGTAACTTTCaccaggcaggaaggaaggcttCCCATCCGCCCAGCCAGCCAGGCATCGGCCAGGGAACGTGGTCCTCTACCgcaaaggaggagaaaggagtaAGACATGCTCCCTGTGGCCAAGGTCAGAGCAGAGCTGAAGAGAGTGGATGAACACTTTTGGAATAAATGCACAGAATAATCAGAGCTGAACTGTAAGGGACTCATACTAGGCACCGTGGGAAAGATGAGGAGGCTTCGTGGGAGTGGCAAGGCTGGCTTGTCCCCTGGAGGATGGGGACAGCTTGGATTGTGAAGGCATGTCAGGAAGTGGGTCCAGCACAAGCAAAGGCACAAAAGAGGAGACAACAGAGTGAAGGGCCTGCAGAGTGCAGGAAGGGGTGTGAGTGAGGCAGGAGACGAGGCTGAGGGTGGGGTGTGGAGGGGCTGCAGGGCACTGCAAGGGTATGGTGGGCACTGAGACACCTGGGCCCCCCCAACAGGTGTGTGACGCTGTGTTCTGCCCGCCGTTGCCCACGGTGGTGGCTGGAGCTCTGCCCCTGAGGCAGCTGCAGCGAAAAATGAGCAAAAGCTGTAGAAAGCACTGGAGGTTCACAGCCCTCGCCTGCATTTCTGCTGATGACCAGCCGTTTTCAGGATCTCGCTCTCCCCCCCAAGTTATGTGCATAAACCAGGAGGGGctggtggggcggggtggggtggggggacccagGTCACCTGCACAGAGCTCCTCAGGCCCTGGAGAGATGCTGCCCCAGCTAGTCTGCCGACACCGACTCCCATACCTGAGGCCTGTCGACCACGGTTTGCACGCGGACGGACGGCGGGGTGTGCACCGGCGTGCTGCTTCTGGCTGGAGAGCCCTCCCGGCTGGACGCACCCCGGACGGGTGACCGGAACGGGGATGCTGCCCACACGGTCCGGGGCTCCCAGTCATCTCCCTGGATCTTGTGGTACACAGGCTGGTGGGTCTGGTATTCGCCCTGCTGAGCTGGGTAGTGGGTCTTCTGGGCTTGGTGGAAGGAGGGCTGGGCTGCCGGCCGGGTGACATTCTGCTCATGTATCACAGGGATGGAGATGTAGCCCCGGGGGAGCTGGTGACTGCCCAGGCTGCTCCTGCCAGAGGAGGAGGGCAGGCTGGCCGAGGAGGACGAGGATGAGCAGTCCGAGGCAGCCGGAGACTGGGATCGCTGCAAGACGCAAAGGGTGGATACACAGCCCCGTGAGCCACCGCTGTCTGGCCCTCCGACTCTGTCCCCGTCACGCGCCTGCTCTGGGCAGCAGGTTTAATATGACCTCCCGTCTGTAAGcctttccattttcaaaatgtaGTGTTAAGACTGGGAGCTCAGGAGTCAAGAGGCCTGGGCTCAAATTCTTAACAGCTCAATAGCTTTAGGAGCCGCGTTTAACCCCCAGCCCAGTCACTGGGCTGACCTGACAATTCGGTAAAATAATCTGTGCGTGTGTCCCAGCCCCAGTGCCACACACAGGAAGCGCTcgctacattttatttattgttatcaCTGCATTTCCTCTTTCCGTAACTCTCTTCCTGCTTATCCACAGAGAACTCAGCTCGGCACTGGGAACTGTGTCCCCTGTGTGGACCGAGGCAGGCCAGGCCCCTTTCCCTTCCCGGCCACCTACTTTCCGTTCTAGAAAATCAGACGGGTGTTTCCGCAGCTGGCTTCTACAGGCCCTGCTAGCTTAAATTTCTTCAGGTTTCTCTGACTGATGTGTCACTTTTGATTTTTACAACAAAAACATTACAAATTCAGGTACCGCTTCTccaaggaagggaaaagagcCTCCTGTGATTTTTCATCCCCGGAGCAAGCATTTGTGCTCAAGAGCAGTGCAGGAGACACACGATGGGATGCTGTGCAGACTGCAAGACCCAGAGGGCTTACGGCTCAGGATTCCTACTGGGGTCCACTGGCCTTCAAATCTCAGCTAAGAACTGGATTAAGAACTATTCTTTAGACATTAGTGCAAGAAGTGTCGGCTTCAGACTTAAAACCTGAAAAGCAGCTGCCTTCCTGACTCctcattttacatttcctttgAAACTGTGGACACTGTAAGGGCAGGTACGCGGTCTCATTTTCACGTCAGTACAGCTCCAAGCAGTTAATACTTACCTGTGAACACTGAACTGAATGAAATAACACAGAGTATCTCTGTATTTCTGATATAGAAAGCTCGGTGGGTGTACGTGAGGAGCCAGAAGGCCAGGCTTCCAGTCCCAGTGACACCACTTCCAACTTTGTGATTGTGGACCAAGCTGTTTACCCTTCTGAGCCCCAATTCCTTAACTACCAAAATAAACCATGATCCCTGCCCACCTGAAAAACCAACCTGTGAAACGCTGGGGGGACGCTGGGCTGTCTTGTAAGCGATCTTTGCTGGGTGACCTCTGACGCTGCGGGCCAGGCCCAGATGCCCCGCATCTCACCAGGCGTTGCCCTGGGCACCGCATCAGGGTCTGGGGCAGCCTAGGAAGCACAAAACCCGGCACCCCCGGGTCGCACCCCACAGGCCCGCGAGCCAAGCCTCTCCTTACCTCAGGTCCatgggaggctgggggctgggctgccGCAGCCGCTACTGCCTGTCCGCACTGTTTATCTGGCTGGGTGGCTTCCGCCACTCCCCGCAGAGGTGACTGGGGCCTCTGCGGGGCCGCC
Protein-coding sequences here:
- the BAG3 gene encoding BAG family molecular chaperone regulator 3 isoform X1; this encodes MSAATHSPMVQMASGSGAGDRDPLPPGWEIKIDPQTGWPFFVDHNSRTTTWNDPRVPPEVPKEEARRDDAPALVQAPAPGWKEGAQRVEKMPGRPVETASSANGPSREGSRPLPTREGHVVYPRLRPGYIPIPVLHDGAQSRQPHPVFAYPQPGTQRFQTEVAPAAPQRPQSPLRGVAEATQPDKQCGQAVAAAAAQPPASHGPERSQSPAASDCSSSSSSASLPSSSGRSSLGSHQLPRGYISIPVIHEQNVTRPAAQPSFHQAQKTHYPAQQGEYQTHQPVYHKIQGDDWEPRTVWAASPFRSPVRGASSREGSPARSSTPVHTPPSVRVQTVVDRPQQPMTHREPSPIPQPENKPESKPGPAGPDLTPGHIPIQVIRKEVDSQPVSQKPLPPSEKVEVKVPSAPVPCPPSPAPSAVPSPAKNVAAEERAAPSPAPAEATPPKPGEAEVPPKHPGVLKVEAILEKVQGLEQAVDNFEGKKTDKKYLMIEEYLTKELLALDSVDPEGRADVRQARRDGVRKVQTILEKLEQKAIDVPGQVQVYELQPSSLDTDQPLQEIMEMGAVTADKSKKSAGNGEDPSTETQQPEAKAAAAPNPSSTTDTAANPAAP
- the BAG3 gene encoding BAG family molecular chaperone regulator 3 isoform X3; protein product: MLLAPSDLGLKIWEAETASSANGPSREGSRPLPTREGHVVYPRLRPGYIPIPVLHDGAQSRQPHPVFAYPQPGTQRFQTEVAPAAPQRPQSPLRGVAEATQPDKQCGQAVAAAAAQPPASHGPERSQSPAASDCSSSSSSASLPSSSGRSSLGSHQLPRGYISIPVIHEQNVTRPAAQPSFHQAQKTHYPAQQGEYQTHQPVYHKIQGDDWEPRTVWAASPFRSPVRGASSREGSPARSSTPVHTPPSVRVQTVVDRPQQPMTHREPSPIPQPENKPESKPGPAGPDLTPGHIPIQVIRKEVDSQPVSQKPLPPSEKVEVKVPSAPVPCPPSPAPSAVPSPAKNVAAEERAAPSPAPAEATPPKPGEAEVPPKHPGVLKVEAILEKVQGLEQAVDNFEGKKTDKKYLMIEEYLTKELLALDSVDPEGRADVRQARRDGVRKVQTILEKLEQKAIDVPGQVQVYELQPSSLDTDQPLQEIMEMGAVTADKSKKSAGNGEDPSTETQQPEAKAAAAPNPSSTTDTAANPAAP
- the BAG3 gene encoding BAG family molecular chaperone regulator 3 isoform X4, which gives rise to MPGRPVETASSANGPSREGSRPLPTREGHVVYPRLRPGYIPIPVLHDGAQSRQPHPVFAYPQPGTQRFQTEVAPAAPQRPQSPLRGVAEATQPDKQCGQAVAAAAAQPPASHGPERSQSPAASDCSSSSSSASLPSSSGRSSLGSHQLPRGYISIPVIHEQNVTRPAAQPSFHQAQKTHYPAQQGEYQTHQPVYHKIQGDDWEPRTVWAASPFRSPVRGASSREGSPARSSTPVHTPPSVRVQTVVDRPQQPMTHREPSPIPQPENKPESKPGPAGPDLTPGHIPIQVIRKEVDSQPVSQKPLPPSEKVEVKVPSAPVPCPPSPAPSAVPSPAKNVAAEERAAPSPAPAEATPPKPGEAEVPPKHPGVLKVEAILEKVQGLEQAVDNFEGKKTDKKYLMIEEYLTKELLALDSVDPEGRADVRQARRDGVRKVQTILEKLEQKAIDVPGQVQVYELQPSSLDTDQPLQEIMEMGAVTADKSKKSAGNGEDPSTETQQPEAKAAAAPNPSSTTDTAANPAAP
- the BAG3 gene encoding BAG family molecular chaperone regulator 3 isoform X2, with the protein product MSAATHSPMVQMASGSGAGDRDPLPPGWEIKIDPQTGWPFFVDHNSRTTTWNDPRVPPEVPKETASSANGPSREGSRPLPTREGHVVYPRLRPGYIPIPVLHDGAQSRQPHPVFAYPQPGTQRFQTEVAPAAPQRPQSPLRGVAEATQPDKQCGQAVAAAAAQPPASHGPERSQSPAASDCSSSSSSASLPSSSGRSSLGSHQLPRGYISIPVIHEQNVTRPAAQPSFHQAQKTHYPAQQGEYQTHQPVYHKIQGDDWEPRTVWAASPFRSPVRGASSREGSPARSSTPVHTPPSVRVQTVVDRPQQPMTHREPSPIPQPENKPESKPGPAGPDLTPGHIPIQVIRKEVDSQPVSQKPLPPSEKVEVKVPSAPVPCPPSPAPSAVPSPAKNVAAEERAAPSPAPAEATPPKPGEAEVPPKHPGVLKVEAILEKVQGLEQAVDNFEGKKTDKKYLMIEEYLTKELLALDSVDPEGRADVRQARRDGVRKVQTILEKLEQKAIDVPGQVQVYELQPSSLDTDQPLQEIMEMGAVTADKSKKSAGNGEDPSTETQQPEAKAAAAPNPSSTTDTAANPAAP